CACGGAGGCAAcagctatcccgaactcctcggagacggaTATTATCGCGAAATCCTTAtcgaaaaagttttgaagaaGGCGGAagggagatcccgaagatccctccatgatccctatcccgagaaaaggtaagagaaaaaggtgggagattcttcttatccttttctGAGAGatatagtttaaaagggacaattAATCCTAGATCAaggactaacttaatcatcggagatcgaccgggggagcaagtccccgtctccattgcaggtaccatcggagaggcaagaagggagcgtgcggctaccacttcagAAAATCTATCATCAAAAATAATTGCTTCGCAAATCACTAAGGGCCTGTTTGGCTaagcatttttttttggaaacttTTAAGTTGCTTAGGTTTTaagtgatttaaaatttttaaattatatgtcGTTTAAACTAATAacgtatttaaataaatgattttttaaactattaattaataattatatgtttgATTCGAAAgagataaaatgaaaaaataaaaataaacacaaataaaattactaatttttaataaaattaaattataaattaatgtctaataataaaattttatcaaaattatatatatttttttaaaaaaaatactaattcaataaatatatatatgtcacatatatatatatatacatatacatatatacacttTTAGAGAGACAACCGCAGACAATGTAAACGACAGACCTAGGTGGCGAATGACAAGCGATAAAAGGCTAGAGGCAACAAACAACGAGAGAGAAAACAACAGATGCAGGCAATGGAGGCTAGATGCAGCAGCCAACGGCGATGATAGAACTAGAGGCTGTGGTTGATGGGGTGGGGATAGCAACAGAAGATGATGGGGAGGAGACGAATGGACAAGAGGGGCGACAGTGATGGCCAACAATGAGGGCAATAGCGATGGCCAACAGTGGTGGCCAGAAAAGCTAAGGCAATTGGCGGCATGAGGTAGATATTGAAGAAGAAGGGCATGAccaaaaattagcaaaaaaatatgaggataaaataataaaatactcgGTCAACGCAGCTTATTTGATAGTAGTGTTTTGCTAAAGCTCTCCCCTACCAGCTTTTGCAAAATGCTAGCTTAAAGGTTGTTGTAACAAGTCAAACACTTTAGTCAAATAAGTTATGTAGCTTAAAAGTAACAACACCAGCTTAAAAGCGGTCAAACTGCTGTTTGGTCCTAAGCCTCAAATAACTCATAATTTACAACTCACCATAGTCAGATTAGTAACATTATCATTTAACCCATAATTAagctaaattaattaactaataataaaataaaaaataacactcACAAATGGAGCTGCGGTCAACAAAGGTTCCAATCGTCGGAACCATCGTCGACCGAATAAACTCCGTCGACCGAATAAACTCCATCCGACGACGATTTCAGCAAACGGAAACCTTAACTAGCCCAAGTCGGATAAGAGAGAGAGCATAGCAACAATGATACGAAAATGGCAGTCAACAACGAAGAGGATCTTCATGGCTCAGAGAGACTGATgggagagcgagagagaagATCAAAGAACAGAAGAGACAAATGGGGGTGAAAGTTGAATAAAGGTGTTGTATTGTCCGTGCTTGGTGAGGGATAGAGGTGGCAATCGTTGGTGTGCTTTTAATGGAGTTTTTAAATTTGCCCACATCTGATAAATGAGTTCATACATCTCATAAATGAGGAGACATGCACAgatgcttgagagagagagagagaacctgaCAGAAGCCAGACATTCCAGTAATAGACAACAGGCAAAAAGCCCTGGCTTGAAATGTCTCCAGTGTTGTTGGCTCTGTCTGTAACTTTGGTGGAGGCCCGGGAACTGTTGGTATTGCTAGGATACCAAAATCCTACAGAATTAATCCGACGAGTACAATGAGGGAAAGATAGGGAAAGTAAGTTGGTTTGTGAATACAGGACGAACTCATTCTTGATATAAATAACCAATACTGTGAGATTTTAATCCAAGAAGGTAACAAAATTGTCAAGGAAAAGGGTATTGAACATAATGATCATCACCATACACTTCAAACTTTAAGGAGAATTTGACTCGAATTGacaaattgtttattttaaACGAGACATCTTGCTCCCTTTCTAAGTGCAGAAACTATGGAGTGACCTAAAACTACTGCTATCATTCCATGCAAAAAACAAGCAAAGTCATCTCTAACTTTCACCCCCCCTCCCAAGTTATGGAGTATCTTTAATCAGAGAACAATGCGTGTTCATATCGGTGACAAATATACCACATGCGTTGCAATTTGCACAAGAAGCACAAAGTAAAGGAGAAGAAATTAGTAGGGAAAATTTACAGAAATACTGAAATACCATCCCATGGATAAACTCCACCCACAAAACAAGAATCAGCTTTTTGACCAGAATTGGTGATTAGTGGTAGAGTATCTCTATTTGCCAGTGCATTTTCAGAAGACCTTTCCGTGTATAAGAGCTCCTAATGATTGCGAATGATTCATCCAATAGATGTGCAAGCAAGGTACAAGAATAGCTATTACAAAGTTCATGCCTtctcacagagagagagagagagagagagagagagtaccccCAAGAGAGCAGACAGTGCTTCACGTAGTTCAGTCTTCACAGAGTGGAAGACATCAATATTTTCATCTGTTGTCCTCAAGGCTTCGAACGCCCGTTCAGATATAACCAGACCCAAATCAGGTTTAATTGTTCTGACCCACTCACCATGATTATTCTTAAATTCGTACCTGtgtttgaaagttaattgatttAATAGTCAACATTTGGACTAATGTGTTATTCTTGTCATCAATCATATATGCATAAAATCCCCAGCATATGTTGTTAATACTCTGCACCTTTGAAGCAGCCTCCTGGCACTTGAAAGGGCTGCCAGGGATGGAATATTTTCTCTGTCTTCATATCCTTTGTTCATAAAATGCTTCAGGCTTGGGACATTGTCCTTAACATAATCCCCAAGGCTTGTGTAATTCATGATTTGACCTGCATCATTAAATTGCGTCAGCTAAGTCTCATTAAGGGAAAACACAACAGGATTAGCATCAAAGATGACATATTTTTAAGAGtatcttctcttccttttcagTCAAAAAATGCCAATCAACATGAAACCAATATAATCATTATCAGGTGCAGAAATTTCCAGAATTCCAAGTATTAGTATTCCAGCTGCCAGCACAACAGATCCACTCACCTCCGAATAACTTCTCTACTGACTTAACAAGAACCATAGTTACTCGATCACTTGGGATGCTCAGAAGCTGGAAACAATCTTCTGGAATTATGATAGCACTAGGTTTCACAGGATCAACATCGGGCAACTCTAGTAATACTCGTCCAACTTGGCACAATGTCTTGGCATCCCTAGCAAACCATCCTGTATAAGATTGGTGTTCAAAGAATGAAAATGCTGATTCAAAGCATTACAGGTGTGACTATTccccaataatatatatatattaatcagaTAATAAGCAAATTGCATTGACATAAGAATGCTGCCTTGATcctccaaaaaatttaattctaactTTTATTTCGGCAGGAACTATAAAGCTACTGGGTAGTCTAACTCGTACGTAAAATCAGTTCATCAAACTAATATTATCCCATTCACTATTTTCCTGTAAGTTTTGGAGATAAGTTATTACGGTAGATATGATTGTACTTATTCAATTTGGAGTAGCAtgcaacttaaaaataacaGTGTAAAATACATAAGGATCGACAAATCCTTTTTTCTGATTATGTAGTATTCATATCAACAAGGTACAAGTTGgagagagtgatttgaaaaccTGCCTTGGTAGAAGTTATAACAGAAACAGAACATCCCATGATATGGTACATTACAGTTCTCACATGACATAAGAGAGTCCAGTTTTAGGGTCAAAATCCATTTGAACAATTTTCAGGACTAAAAATGAACATGAATATTGATCATGCTCTTGGTTCATTTTTCAAATTATGGCCCATCTATAGATAAAGATAATTGTAAAACACTTCTAGTTGATTGTGAGTTGAAAATACTGATTCTTACCCAGTGTCCAAACTCTGTGCCATGGGAATGACCCCAGTGGTTGAAACAGCACCATGAGAAGGCCGAAACCCCAAAATCCCACAGAATGCTGCAGGAACTCTTACACTTCCCCCAGTGTCAGTACCTGTGAAAAATAGGACCATCTGCTCCAACTTAAGGAGATATCCAAATCCTATACAACAACTTATAGTAATGCCAAATGTCACCTAAGGAAAAATCTACAAGCGTTGCACCAACTGAAACAGCAGATCCACTGGAAGACCCTCCAGGTTACCAATCTGGTGCAGATGGATTTTTGGGTGTCCCATAGTGTTTATTATCTCCATTGATACTGAAAGATAATGATTTCAAAAGGTTAATTGAGAACCATCTGTGAATACTAAATATCTTTAAGAAATATACGAGaccgggaaaaaaaaaaaaaaagattatgtCTTATAAAACCatcaaagtttttcaaaatttgttattCATCTTGGCATCTCAAGTGAATCCATACTTCCCCTTTTCAGTAAAAAGGAAATGGATTAGAGTTCTGAACCCATAATTCAACATTCACAATTGTCATCTTCGAAATGCCCCATCCAACAACAGCATGCAAAGCCTTTATCTTACTATGTGAAGATCGTAATACCCCATCCAATGAGAATAGAACTATTATCTGTAAGAAGAGGTGCTGATTCAGACCTGTATGCCATTTCATCCATGACAGTTTTACCCACATATGTAGCACCACCCCTTAAGACTGCTAAAATGGCTAGCGCCGTTGATGTGGCAGCCGAATGAGTCCGTGCCCAATCGGGATTTCCAAACCCAGTAACATATCCATCCACATCAAATCTGCatccaaatttcaaaattaaaagaaataaccCACTGACACGCTTTGCAAAATCAGAGATTTAAGATTCCAACGATCAAAGGTTTATTTCTATGTATGTTCAACACGTAGAGTCGAGCGTGGCAAAATACTCATACCAATATGGCACAAGTTGAACaacattcacattcacattCAGATATAGCAAATTCATGGAAGCAAGTCCGAAAAAGAGAGTGCCCAGAATGGACTGGATTAGAAACAAGTACAAATACGGTATCCCACAAAATTAAACGATTGATTATAAGTAAATTCGAAGAATTTAGTTGAGTAGCAGAGTATGAGAACTGAAGGTGAAGAGACTCACATGTCTTTAACCGCAAAAGTGAGATTCTTCAAAGGAAGTTCACCAGCTGTAGGGTACGGTTTTAGAGTAATTTTCTCCGTGAAAAGCAGCGTAATCCGATTCCATAGCTCTGAAGCACGGAAACGGCTCGGAGACTCCGTTTCGACGTTTCCAAACGTTTTCCCGTTTCGGAAACGGAAGAAACGGCCCgaaatttctgtaatttgcGAAACGTCCCGAGGTCGTTTCGCAAATTACATGAAATGGTTTCCGGCCGGAAATGCGTTTCCGGCGACGAGAGGCGGCGGAGAGGGAGGACACAGCAATAGAGGGAGGGGTGCGCATCAGCGGCGAGAGGCGGCGGAGGGGGAGTATGCAGCGGCGGTCGGCGGCGAGAGGAAAGGCGGCAGCGAGAGGCGAGGTGACTGGCCAGCGGCGAAGGGAAGAGGAACAAGGAACGATTACTGGAGGAGAGCATAGGCGGCGAAGGAATGGAAGAGGGCCTCGGCTGGCCGGCGGCGAAGGGGAGAGGAACAAGAAAAGATtgctgaagaagaagagcacAGACGGCGAAGCAAGggaaaagagaggagagagaggaggggagGAAGTTGGTACCGAATATGTATGTCCGtgtggaaaaaatatatatataatgataatgatatatatgtatatgtatatatgtaagaTATATATAGAACACTTTTTAAATTGTCTCAAATGATCAATTTCTGATACattgatggttgagattaaaaattttgaaaaattctattcacagcgaGAGTTTTACTCTTcgtaattatattttaatatacctaaaatatcttattttaaaaactcatttttactcTCACATTCACTTTCTTCCTCAATCAGTTACTCGTCACCCATTCTTTTCAAAATCGTCATCCATCCCTTTCAAATCgaagataatataataaaaaaatatcatatctaatgtatataatataataaaaaaatatcaatacaacaaaaaatatacatatatacatttaaacagcaaacatatttatatatatatgcacacatacatAGAGGAGAAGAACACAAACATATGTTTGTGTTGTGtgtacgtgtatatatatgtatgtgtatgtttgtatatatataaaggagaTTCTGGGGCGATTGATGAAGCTTGGCAGCTAAGGCCTCTGAGCTTCCTTcctgtacatatatatatatatctatatgtatgtgtgcatatatatatatatttgtgtgtctatgtatgcgtgtatatatatgtatgtgtgtctttgtatatatatatagtgtgtgattatttattttcatctattttttatgtttgctcattgtgaattttttttgtgttttgggcAACATTGCATGGTTGGTGACGAGAGAGAAAGTGGACAGAATATACATCTATGCCTgcattgtatatatgtattttttattttataaatttatgaatcGAAATTGTtgagatttaaaaatattaaagagatGAATGTGTGTGAATGGCTAACTGTGTagaataatgtatttttgaaaaatattgatcgtaaaaagttattaaattgagcataaaaaaataaataaatttttaatagttacgAAGATTAAAAGCTCTTGCTCATTTAATTTCTCTGCTACCCATTTAATTTCTGAGAAGCCATCAAATCTCACGCACTGAAGCTCTCACCTCTCACTCTCTGCATCACTCACTCAACCTCTCAcctactctctttctctcacttcTCAGCTCTCACCTCTCACCCACTCTATCTctcccccactctctctctcaaacccacccccGCAGGTTGTAGTGTCCATCCCCCACACCATTCTCACACCGTCGTCGCCCAAGGATGGTGCCACTGTCATCGCCCGCCGTCTACCCCGCCAAAATCGCTCACcgtcaccccccccccccccgcgctcACATAGCCGTCTCCCCCGTCGTCGCCGTCGCCCCCACCACCTGCCACTGACCACCATCGAAAATCCAAGAAGTGGGCGAGGGAGTTTGAagtctctctctatatatacatatacaaatataGATAGATACATACAGAGCAAGCAGTGGGCGGGGGAGTTGAAGGTTGAACGGTGGTCGGATTTCCTTTTCCGTTgttcactttttcttttcctcgCCAACCAAACGGAGtactaagagagagagagagagaagaaaatccAAACAATAGTGAGTCACAGTATAAGTAATAATACCTTGAGCgagaaaaataaaggagatCAGAGGATGTGAtcggtgtaataccccatgttcgtatgaggatgccacgtaattttgatgagtttagaataccgaaaaattgattttatagcaatttcaggtaccgaatcaactgcagggaatgcctcggagtgaaattgtctaaagaaaattatatggtctcgacgagcgttccgagataagatttatggtattgaaagaaatcggatcgggaacaattttcggtacagctaaaatacagttgccatttaggctgtaaaaccgaatcgttgtagaaggctcctgaaaaatcaacggaaccctaggggggctccggttttgcataacgaacaacccttcagtggtttcagaaGGAAACAATAGCTCGGTGAGGACTCTGGGACAAAATCGTCtaaatcgagtaactttaaagttattaattttgcgtttttggtatagaaatgcaatttaatccaatgttgagggtataattgaaattacggAATTGCCAATTTGATATAAgatgaaaattagaatttaataaaataatttcttataaattagtgtaatatataatatatatacaaccaTATATAGGCATATGCGCGTGTGTGCTGGCAAGCTTttgtgaagctttaatggccgagaTTCTGGCCACAAAATGAGGAGATTATGGCAGCAAGGATTGAGGAAGAGAATTGCAGCTGGATTTAAGGGATATAGCAGCCGATTTTGAGAGATTTAGCAATTAAATGCGAAGTACAAATATAtagatatgcatatatatgcgTTCGTCcatggctgcctataaataggcaaagaAGTTGGCCGATTGAGGGCAGCAAGCAGTGAgtaatcgagagagagagatatagagagggagagagcaagagagaggcggAGCAAGCCGCGGCAACtcgcggcagccatggccgcgagttTCCAGCAACTCGAGCAACCATGGCAGCTCGGTTGAAAGCGAGTGGAGATGGTGCGATCGGCGAGGCCAGCGGAGGCCGTAGGGAGGCGGCCGGCGAAGCGAGCAGCTCCCATGGAAGCTCGCAGCCACAGCAGGCCGCGATGGGGAGTTCGTGGGAGGCTAGGGAGGCGACGCGAGCGGTGTTGTCAGGGCGATGGTGGCTGATCCGAGAGCAGCGACGGATGAAGTCCCCCGGGGGTGGCAACCGCGATGCGCGGTGAGGGCAGTCGCGGCAGGCGGTGGCGAGGGCAGCGGCGGCGCGAGGGCAGCGCTGGTTCGGCCATGGAGGagagaagaaacagaggaagaaaaggaagaaaggagaaggaagaaggaaggaaggagaagaagaagaagaaaaagagaaggaagaagaagaaaggagagaaaaaaatagaagaggGAGCAGTGCGCGGGAGCAGGGGAGcgagaggttgaagaagaaggaaggaagaaataaaagaaaaaaaaggaaaagagaaaaagaaaagaaaaagaaagaaaaggaagaaaaagaaaagaaaatgggaaaaatgtcgaaaaaaaatcccagaaaaatctcaaaagataggaaattatattttgataacatCCTAaagattttggcgagaaaacGGCTCAGGCACGCTTTTCGAGATCaaggcacgcatatcgaggaaactGAAGAGACTAAATCAAtgtaagtaaaattccctaaaaattctagaaattcaagaatattattttatgaattgtcgtagtgaaatatttgagaaaatatttttggaatatttaatttagaattattgagaaaaaagaggaagaaatagagaaaaaaattaaagaaaatgccagagattatggaaaaatagattttaatatttatttaaataattatggtgattatgatactttgaggctgaagttgaagagactcgtgcaaattttgaggttggcacgcaaatcgagacaagGCACGAATTTCTAGGTAGCCCAataagctctagaaggtaagtggtacttcctcgaaaatgttttcatcatattgacatgccctgatatgtatccatcacgtagactgcatacatgactatgaaatgcataaatacacgttgatatcatcgatcacatgcatatgaggccgtagggagtacgaactggcgccgctaccttaccaagggtgcacccatacaccccggcttcgaaagaggtggccgctaaaatggtaggtagcatgaggggtgcagttgacacctacgatgaaagacattgcatacactcataatatagcattatgtacccttacttagatggttcatcatctaacttgggttcgcccctggaacattcaacgttctagtcgggacttgcagagatgattcgaGATTGGTGATATGTGGTGACGTGAGACGTCGAAAaacgagtaaatgtaccatgttatgttagtagtctaagaattatgtacattgtatttattgtcagacgcttatgaattaactttgtaatgaatgtcatgtctagttattattatatgagcaggttcgattcagcttccgctttgtatttatttctagtgtagatatctcgcactagataaggtcttagggaatttcaggataatgtaaagataaaaaaaaaaaaaataaaccaaatttcctaaggcataacacgccctgaagaagtggACTGTTACAATCGGAACTCTGAATCGACAGCATTTGTTGCCTGAATGCGAGTTCTACCAGTTCGGTCCAAAGCTTTCTaacagagaaaaagagaaaagaaatggaaagggaaaggaaagaagagactGTAAAGTGGCGAAAGAGGGAACCAAAGCTAAGCATCACGGAAAATGAGGTTACGCACGCGGGAGGCCACGTTTCGTCTAAAGAAAgagactgatttttttttttttttttctgcatgggcagcccagttggtcaagaagggaGGCACAAAGTGCCTTTCGTAGTGAATCTTGGACCAAGACTGaggatcgagtctcgcaagTGGTAGTGTGGGGGTACCTCTCTCCAAAATGAGGGGGGTTCCTTGTGCGCAGTGAGATCGGGTTTAGCCAGTGCGTCCGGTTggatcaccatgattaacctccccGCACGTCCTATCGGGCCGAGTGTGGGGGGCACCCGGGGTGAACGATTTCGCCTTTTGGACCATAAAGactgattttttaattttaattaattaatttctggTTATGATTGTCGGGCCTCCATTTATGGTGAGTGGGTCAtccttatatttaatttaattaatttgcaagtttaatttcaatttaatgaCATTTGATTGATGTGCACGTTGCTTATCTAAGAAAAGAATAATATCATCTGTTATATTGTGTCCTACCTAATGTTAAATGCTTTATTTTAATACACTTATATGGTTGAGGGTATGctttaaacttttttattttaatgtttcttaaaatttaatttatgaaaaacttTTAGGATGTTTAGTTTATTAACTTAAAAAGGTTGCTCTATaacaagtttaaaaataaaaaaaattaataaaaagtattgtcaaaattttggaaagtaaatttttttcttaaaaataaaattttaaaattatatcaagCACTTAAAATCATTAACGATAAGAATTAATAAAAAGtctcaaaaagtaaaaaacCGTACAAGCCCATAAAAATTTTCTGgtggattatttattaatacattaAACTTGCTCGATTTGATAGGAAAGTCAATAAACTTAACACCACCAATGAAAATAATAGATTTGTAATTTGGCacgtagttattttatttagataatatttattaaaatgagtaatataaatttttatcaaaataatttatttataaaatttaaaataatttatctaaaagagagaaagataaatttatctaaaaagtttaaaataagaaattacataatttatttttgaataaatttaacaaatacagtagtttcaaaaaaaattgagaactATTAAGTATTTTTGAGAATCAAAAATTTGAGAACCAATATAATGAAAAGTATTTTTGGTTAAAGAcgttttttatatcttattttttaattatattttaattaataaatattattttaaatatatatcatgTAAAAGTTATTAGgccttttaaaagaaaatctcaCAGATTACCCACCCACCACCCCTCACTAAGTGCCTCTCTctatacttttctttttctttctcacaagCCCACTCACCCACGCCATCGATGGGTGTAACGGCGGTAGGGGAAGGGAGGGCTGACTGTGGGTAGAGGGCCAGCGGGTGCTATAACCACTCATTCTCTCACTcgttgtctctctctctctctctcatagacTTACCCACCCACGTCATCAACAGGTGCGACAGCGATGAGGGGGCTGACGGGTAAGAGGAGCCGGGAGGGACGAAGGTAGGTGGGGGGCCGATAAGTGCGACGACCATtcactccctcactcactgcctctctcttcttttctgttGCACCCTATTTCCCATTCCCTCACTCAttgtctttctctctttccctttctcttttttttttctgtcagACACACTCACCCACGCCATCTGCGAGTGCAATAGTGTGAGGGGGGAAAGGAAGGGTCAACGACTGGTGGGGGGGCCAGCCGGTGAGACAACAATGAGAGGGGTGGGAGGGACAACGACGAATGGAGGCGAGGCATTGCGAGGGCTGACGGGGGGGCGATGGTGATCCGAGATGACCCGCGGCCCCCGACCGGCCACTATCGCGGGCTCCAAAGATTCCGACAACGACTGgtatgtattatttgatatttaatttttaatttaatttgctcAGATTATAGAATACTTACTTACTAATgtgatttattttataaatttagtatttttttttctttttattataaaacgttaacaattatataataattttaatttctgctt
This window of the Diospyros lotus cultivar Yz01 chromosome 5, ASM1463336v1, whole genome shotgun sequence genome carries:
- the LOC127801486 gene encoding amidase 1-like yields the protein MNLLYLNVNVNVVQLVPYWYEYFATLDSTFDVDGYVTGFGNPDWARTHSAATSTALAILAVLRGGATYVGKTVMDEMAYRSESAPLLTDNSSILIGWVSMEIINTMGHPKIHLHQIGNLEGLPVDLLFQLMVLFFTGTDTGGSVRVPAAFCGILGFRPSHGAVSTTGVIPMAQRWFARDAKTLCQVGRVLLELPDVDPVKPSAIIIPEDCFQLLSIPSDRVTMVLVKSVEKLFGGQIMNYTSLGDYVKDNVPSLKHFMNKGYEDRENIPSLAALSSARRLLQRYEFKNNHGEWVRTIKPDLGLVISERAFEALRTTDENIDVFHSVKTELREALSALLGELLYTERSSENALANRDTLPLITNSGQKADSCFVGGVYPWDGISDFGILAIPTVPGPPPKLQTEPTTLETFQARAFCLLSITGMSGFCQMWANLKTPLKAHQRLPPLSLTKHGQYNTFIQLSPPFVSSVL